A single Opitutaceae bacterium DNA region contains:
- a CDS encoding ABC transporter ATP-binding protein, translated as MSDQPLLIVQRLSKTYPTATAPLTVLRDVSFALNAGDTCAIVGPSGSGKTTLLGLCAGLDQPSEGEVELAGRRLSALNEDERAAVRNEAVGFVFQNFQLIPTLTAQENVLVPLELRGGRSEPQVARELLERVGLGHRLGHYPAQLSGGEQQRVALARAFINQPRVLFCDEPTGNLDGDTAHAMVELIFALNRERGTTLVLVTHDVDLARKTQRVLRLKSGQLVSDERTAP; from the coding sequence ATGAGTGATCAGCCTCTTCTAATTGTCCAGCGCCTGTCCAAGACTTATCCCACGGCAACCGCACCTTTGACCGTTTTGCGCGACGTGTCCTTCGCGCTGAACGCCGGTGACACCTGCGCCATCGTCGGACCGTCGGGGAGCGGCAAGACCACGCTGCTCGGCCTGTGCGCCGGCCTGGATCAGCCAAGCGAAGGAGAAGTGGAGCTGGCGGGACGTCGCCTGAGCGCCCTGAACGAGGACGAGCGGGCGGCCGTGCGCAACGAGGCCGTGGGCTTTGTGTTCCAGAACTTCCAGTTGATCCCAACTCTGACGGCGCAGGAGAACGTGCTGGTTCCGCTCGAGCTGCGCGGAGGGCGAAGCGAACCCCAGGTGGCCCGGGAGTTGTTGGAGCGCGTGGGCCTGGGACATCGCCTGGGCCATTACCCCGCCCAATTGTCTGGTGGCGAGCAGCAACGCGTGGCCCTGGCCCGGGCCTTCATCAACCAGCCGAGGGTCCTCTTCTGCGACGAACCCACGGGCAATCTGGATGGGGACACGGCGCACGCGATGGTCGAGCTCATCTTCGCGCTCAACCGCGAACGCGGCACGACGCTCGTGCTCGTGACGCACGACGTCGACCTCGCGCGCAAGACCCAGCGCGTCCTGCGCCTGAAGAGCGGTCAGCTGGTAAGCGACGAACGCACAGCGCCATGA
- a CDS encoding arylesterase — MSWLLSLFILCGAAAAEPTRVVLLVGDSLTAGYGVDPDEAYPALLQRKIDEARLPWRVVNAGVSGDTTAGGLRRMDWLLRQSVDLVVVGLGGNDGLRGIPPATTEKNLLGIIEKVRARSPNAHIVVAGMQMPPNMGPEFRSEFAAVFPRVASATQATLIPFLLEGVGGDPALNLPDGIHPTPAGHVRIAETVWQYLHPLLSPAPVKRGLPSEVR; from the coding sequence TTGAGTTGGCTTCTCAGCCTATTTATCCTGTGTGGTGCCGCCGCGGCCGAGCCCACTCGGGTGGTGCTGCTTGTCGGGGACAGCCTGACCGCCGGCTATGGCGTGGATCCCGACGAAGCCTACCCCGCCTTGCTGCAGCGGAAGATTGACGAAGCCCGGCTGCCTTGGCGGGTGGTGAACGCCGGCGTCTCCGGAGACACGACGGCCGGGGGCTTGCGCCGCATGGATTGGCTGCTTCGCCAGAGCGTCGACCTTGTCGTTGTGGGACTCGGCGGTAACGATGGCCTTCGTGGCATTCCACCCGCCACCACCGAGAAGAACCTCCTCGGCATCATCGAGAAGGTTCGAGCCCGCTCGCCCAACGCTCACATCGTCGTCGCCGGTATGCAAATGCCGCCGAATATGGGTCCTGAGTTTCGCTCCGAATTCGCCGCGGTCTTTCCCCGGGTGGCCTCCGCCACTCAAGCCACCTTGATCCCATTCCTTCTGGAAGGCGTCGGCGGCGATCCCGCGCTCAACCTCCCCGACGGCATCCATCCCACACCGGCTGGCCACGTTCGCATTGCCGAAACGGTCTGGCAGTACCTGCATCCGTTGCTCTCGCCCGCACCCGTTAAACGTGGCCTGCCATCCGAAGTCCGGTAG
- a CDS encoding site-specific integrase — protein sequence MFHQGREGWFNLQTANQGIAAIKAKDIYLSLKSQGWEATLAKFKPSEQPKEASCSIGDFVAALEEKAGFRHRTLTIYLTKFRKLVSDLAGIEKGLKAAAKKGKFDYVNGRRAEWLAKIHRQPTGLLTPDSINAWRVEYVARAGANPLKRKSAERSASSILRAGRALFAKDVLSVLGLPIAQSPFEGVKIKDPGPQRYHSEVDPAWLLACAEKELKSEHRDQYLALLLCLLAGLRRKETDLLLWEQVDFEQKTIHVRRTRYFEPKTEESQRAIDVADELLAILKDQKPESTTEFVLNGSVPNTDASYAHYRCDCTWRFLTEWLKGKGITQRTAIHTLRKESGSLVASEYGIEAARQHLGHRDIQTTSAHYVGKKRRVFVKINTRAHRDTEL from the coding sequence ATGTTCCACCAGGGACGCGAAGGCTGGTTCAACCTGCAAACCGCCAACCAAGGCATCGCCGCCATCAAGGCTAAGGACATCTACCTCTCGTTGAAGTCTCAAGGCTGGGAGGCCACCCTTGCCAAGTTTAAGCCCAGTGAACAGCCGAAGGAGGCTTCGTGCTCAATTGGGGACTTCGTCGCAGCCCTGGAAGAAAAGGCCGGCTTCCGCCATCGTACCCTGACCATCTACCTGACAAAGTTTCGTAAACTCGTTTCGGACCTAGCCGGTATTGAGAAGGGCCTCAAGGCCGCCGCCAAGAAGGGCAAATTCGACTACGTGAACGGGCGCCGCGCGGAGTGGCTCGCGAAGATTCACCGACAGCCAACCGGACTTCTCACGCCAGATTCGATCAATGCCTGGCGTGTCGAATACGTCGCCCGCGCCGGGGCCAATCCGCTCAAGCGCAAATCGGCCGAACGCTCCGCATCCTCCATTCTCCGTGCCGGCCGTGCCCTATTCGCTAAAGATGTTCTCTCCGTGCTCGGCTTGCCCATCGCGCAGAGTCCTTTTGAAGGCGTTAAGATCAAAGACCCAGGACCGCAGCGCTATCACTCCGAGGTCGATCCGGCATGGCTGCTCGCCTGCGCCGAGAAAGAACTGAAAAGCGAACATCGCGATCAGTACCTTGCGCTTCTTCTCTGCCTCCTTGCCGGCTTACGGCGCAAGGAGACCGACCTGTTGTTGTGGGAGCAAGTCGACTTCGAGCAGAAGACGATTCACGTTAGGCGCACGCGCTACTTCGAACCCAAGACTGAGGAATCGCAGCGCGCCATCGACGTCGCCGACGAGTTACTTGCGATCTTGAAGGACCAGAAACCGGAGAGCACGACGGAGTTCGTCCTAAACGGGAGCGTGCCGAACACCGATGCGTCCTACGCGCATTATCGGTGCGACTGTACTTGGCGTTTCCTGACCGAGTGGCTTAAAGGCAAGGGAATCACGCAGAGGACGGCCATTCACACGCTACGGAAGGAATCCGGCTCGTTGGTTGCATCGGAGTACGGAATTGAGGCTGCGCGACAGCATTTGGGACACAGGGATATACAGACGACGTCGGCACATTATGTAGGGAAGAAGAGGCGCGTATTTGTGAAAATCAATACACGAGCTCATAGGGACACAGAGCTGTAG